The proteins below come from a single Cololabis saira isolate AMF1-May2022 chromosome 2, fColSai1.1, whole genome shotgun sequence genomic window:
- the slc22a18 gene encoding solute carrier family 22 member 18, with protein sequence MKRGGGKAEEMSTTSVSSAASAADQRRKGTIIYIVYIIAALDITWMFLQFSVTPYLAKKLGFDTLWFGYLQTTVGLIQLIGGPMFGRFADLFGARAALSLACAATTVFFVLLVLANHPVLLFIHKLPTVFMHVLPACQMVVTDLSEPGKRADALSKLGLCFGVGMIAGSTLGGQLNTRYGESFTAGVGAAGSAFSLLLVLIFIPKSTKTEAPKSDTKPENQNKKVFSVREITRLMKYPKVMRIFLIKVAAGLPSGIFQVMFSIIAMEFFKLGPQENGYLMAYFGIVQMVLQGAVIGRLTSRFSEKSLLLLSIGVSACVGVAQAYMQNVLQFCIIVTPMIFSMSMFNIITDTMLTKSVPSSDTGTMLGLCSSVQSLVRTIGPTIGGFLYMNYGVSSIGLSQFFVNIVVFAYLLYRSRMTEGTKDNE encoded by the exons atgaagcgaGGAGGCGGAAAAGCGGAGGAAATGTCCACAACTTCAGTTTCCTCGGCGGCCAGCGCTGCAGACCAGAGGAGGAAGGGGACGATTATTTACATCGTGTACATAATCGCCGCTTTGGACATCACGTGGATGTTTTTACAGTTCTCTGTCACCCCT TATTTGGCAAAGAAACTTGGTTTTGACACGCTGTGGTTTGGTTATCTGCAAACTACGGTGGGACTGATTCAGTTGATCGGGGGTCCCATGTTTGGGAG GTTTGCGGATCTGTTCGGGGCGCGGGCCGCCTTGAGCCTGGCGTGCGCCGCCACCACGGTCTTCTTCGTGCTGCTGGTGTTGGCGAACCACCCGGTCCTCCTGTTCATACACAAGCTCCCCACAGTCTTCATGCACGTCCTCCCCG CGTGCCAGATGGTTGTTACGGACCTCTCAGAACCGGGGAAACGGGCCGACGCCTTATCCAAACTGGGTCTGTGCTTCGGCGTGGGCATGATAGCCGGCTCCACGTTGGGCGGGCAGCTGAACACGCGCTACGG ggagtcgtttaccGCTGGTGTCGGCGCCGCAGGGAGTGCCTTCAGTTTACTGTTGGTTTTAATCTTCATCCCGAAATCCACTAAAACCGAGGCTCCCAAAAGCGACACCAAAC CTGAGAACCAAAACAAGAAGGTGTTCAGTGTGAGAGAGATCACAAGACTGATGAAGTATCCGAAAGTGATGCGGATCTTCCTCATCAAAGTAGCCGCAGGTTTGCCTTCAG GCATATTCCAGGTGATGTTCTCCATCATTGCAATGGAATTCTTCAAGCTGGGACCTCAGGAGAACGGCTACCTGATGGCTTACTTTGGCATTGTTCAAATG GTGCTTCAGGGCGCCGTGATCGGTCGACTCACGTCCAGGTTCTCTGAGAAGTCGCTGCTGCTTTTGTCCATCGGCGTCTCCGCCTGTGTGGGAGTGGCTCAG GCGTACATGCAGAATGTGCTCCAGTTCTGCATCATCGTCACGCCGATGATCTTCTCCATGAGCATGTTCAACATCATCACAGACACCATGCTCACCAAGAGCGTCCCGTCCTCCGACACAG GAACAATGCTGGGACTCTGCTCATCTGTCCAGTCGCTGGTTCGCACCATTGGACCGACTATCGGCGGCTTCCTGTACATGAACTACGGAGTTTCCTCCATAGGTCTGAGCCAGTTTTTCGTGAATATCGTCGTGTTTGCTTATCTACTTTATCGCTCCAGGATGACAGAGGGAACGaaagataatgaatga